The Saccharothrix violaceirubra genome segment ACTTCCTCGGCCTGTGCGGTGGCACTGCCCACGAGCACGCTGCCCGCGAGCGCCACGACGGCGGCCAGTACCGCGGATCTGATCACTGTTCCCCCTGGGGAAGGCGACGGAAAGACCGCCCCATGCAACCGCTCGGGTCGGCGCCCGGCCGGCCGCCGAACGCCCGCACCTCGCGGTCCGGTCTGCCCGGTGCTGCGAAAACCCTTCGCCCGCGGGGAGAACGTCACCCGGACCGCCGCCTGCCGTTCGGGTCGTCGGCCTAGAGCCAGCCCGCGGTGCGGGCGATCCGGATGGCGTCGACGCGGTTGCGCGCCTCGAGTTTCATGGTCACGGTGGTCAGGTAGTTGCGGATCGTCCCGACCGACAGGAACAGGGCGCGGGCGATCTCCATGGCGTCCGCGCCGTCGGCCGCGAGCCGTAAGACCTCCAGTTCGCGGGGCGTCAGCGGGCATTCGTCGCCCTCCCACGCGGCGAGCGCGAGTTGGGACTCGATCACCCGGCGGCCCACCGCCACGCCCCGGATCGCGTCGGCGAGCCGGTCGATCGGGGCGTCTTTCAGGATGAAACCGTTGACCCGCGCGGTGAGTGCCCGGCGCAGGGTCCCCGGTCTGCCCAGGCTGGTGAGGATCAGCGTGCGGGTCTGCGGCACGGTCTGGTGGATCAGCGCCGCCGCGGACAGGCCGTCGAGGCCGGGCAGGTCGATGTCGAGCACGGCCACGTCGGGTTTCTCGCGGGTGACGACCGGGACGATCTCGTCGCCGGTGGCGACCGAGGCGACCACCTCGATGTCGGGTTCGAGGTCGAGCAGGGCGACGAGTGCGCCGCGCACCATTTGCACGTCCTCGGCGAGCACAACCTTGATCATGGTCCCCCCATGGCGGCGCGGCGGTACCAGAGTCTTACACAGCGACTTGGGGCGTCCCATGGAATTGCGCCGAATGTCCGTACCGTTCTTCAGGTTCGGCGGCTGATTTTCCCGAGGTCCATTAATGCGGTGAATCGTCGACACGGTCGGGTGTCCGGACATCGGGACACCCGACCGTTTCGCTCACCGCGCGTCCGCCGTCAGATCGCCCAGGATTTCCCCGAGGATCTCCGCACCATTGCGGGTCAACACGGACGCCAGGTGGCACTGGACCGACGCGAACCCCGGGCCGCGCAAGGCGTGCACCTCGTCCTCCTCCCGGAACACCTCCACCACGCCGCCGCGCGCCGCGCACGGCACGCGGTCGGCCGTCGTCCGGGCCGAGAAGGTGTTGTAGAAGCCCACCAACTCGGTCCGCCCGAAAAAGTCGATCTTGCGCTGGACGCCCTGGTTGGGCACCTCGCGGCGGCGCACCGACAACCCGAGCAGCGTGCTGAGCACCTGGTGTCCCAGGCAGACGGCGAAGAACGGGATGCCGCGCGCCAGCAGGGTCGTCACCAGCCCCCGCAGCGCCGCGATCTTCGGGTGGGTCACGTCGTTGGGATCGCCCGGCCCCGGTCCCACGATCACCAGGTCGTACCCGTCGACCGCGTACGCCTCGTCGAACCGGGCCACGGACACGTCGAACCCGACCGCCCGCAGCAACGTCCGCGCCATGGCCGTGAACGTGTCCTCGGCGTCGACGACCAGGATCCGCCGCCCGACCGCCGCCGGCACGCGCCGGGACCGGGTCGCCGGGTCCTCGAACCAGAAGTCGGCCAACGGCACGTTGCGTTCCGCCAACGCGGCGCGCACGGCCGGGTCCGCGCCCAGCTCGGGCACGCGGGCGAACGCGGCCGGCGGGTCCTCCCCGCGCAGCGCGGCCAGCAGACCCGCCGCCTTGGCCCGCGTCTCGGCCGCCTCGGACTCCGGCGACGAGTCGCGCACCAGCGTGGCGCCGACGCCGATGGTCATCCGCCCGGACGCCGACACCTCGGCGGTGCGGATCAGGATCGCCGAGTCCAGCGACCGCTCCCCCGCCGCGTCCCGACCGAACAACGCGACCACACCGGCGTAGTAGCCGCGTCCGCCCGGCTCGTACCGGGAGATCACCCGACAGGCGCTCTCCAGTGGACCACCGGTGACCGTCGGCGCGAACAGCGTCTGCCGCAGCACGTCGCGCACGTCGGCCGTCGTGCGGCCCTCGATGAGGTATTCGGTGTGCGCCAACCGGTTCATCGGCTTGAGGTACGGGCCGCGCGCGCGGGCGCCGAGGTCGCACACCCGGCCCATCATCTTCAGTTCCTCGTCCAGCACCATGTACAGCTCGTTGGCCTCCTTGGCGTCGGCCAGGAACCGCAGCACCTCGGCCGGGTCGGGCCCGGCCTCCGGGTACCGGTAGGTGCCGCTGATCGGGTTCATCACGGCCAGGCCGGCGTCCAGGCTGACGTGCCGCTCCGGCGAGGACCCGACGAACGTCCGGCCGCCGGCGCACACCAGGAACGTCCAGTAGGCACCGGGATCGCGGCCGAGCAACCGGCGGAAGAACGCCAGCGCGGTGCGCCGGGACCAGTTGGTGATCTCGGCGGTGAACGAGCGCTTGAGGACGAAGTTCGCGCCCGTGCCGCGCCCGATCTCCTCGGTGACCACCCGCCGCACCAGGTCGGCGTACCGCTCGTCGTCCAGGTCGAACCCGCCCGCGCCCAGGTCGATCGGCGCGTCGGGCAGCGTGTCGAGGACCTCGGCGTAGGGCAGCACACGCTGGTCGGCGACGGTGAGCGTGATCAGCGGCTCGCCGTCGTCGGCGTGGTCGAAGCCCCGTTCCCGGATCTGCCGGTACGGCAGCACCGCGAGCACGTCGTGCCGGTCGCGGACGTCGTCCGCCGGCAGCGCGATGTCGGCGATCAGGTCGACCTCGCGCACGTCGCCGAACAGCAGGTCGACGCGGTCCGCGCCGACCGAGCCGGGCCGGTGCAGCAGCGCGAACGCCGGGGCGTCCGGTGCGAGCACGCGGTCGAGCCAGGCGGTCATCGCCCGTCACCCCCGATCATGCCCAGGGCGATGCGCGTGGACACGGCGACCGAGCAGCGCGCCGCCGCGTAGTCCAGCGCCATCCGGTGGTACTCCGAGGAGAAGTCGGCGATCGCGTCGGCCACGAGGAACGTCTGGATGTCGTGGGAGAAGCCCTCGTGCGCGGTCATGAGGATGCCGACGTGCGCGTAGACGCCGCAGATCACCAACTGGTCGCGACCGCCGGCGCGCATGCGCTCCAACAGGTCCGTGCGGCAGAACGCGCTGGGCCGCCACTTGGTGAGCACGATGTCGTCCGGCCCGGGTTCGAGACCGGCCAGGATCGCCTTGTGCTCGGGGTCGGTGGTCATGCCCGGACCCCAGAAGTCCTTGAGCAGACCGCGTTGGCCGTCGGTCATGCCACCCGGCTGCGCGGTGTACGCGACCGGCGCACCCAGCGCGGTGAACCGCTCGCGCAACGCGCGCACGTGGGTGACCAGGTCGGACATCGGCGCCTGGCCGGTCTGGAAGGGACGGAGGAAGAAGTTCTGCATGTCGTGCACCAGCAGCACGGCACGCGCGGGGTCGATCGTCCAGCGGGCGATGTTCTCGGGCAGCTCGTGCTCGGCCGGCATGGGGTACGGCTCGATCACCGGGATGGCCATGATGGGTGGTCTCCTTGGGGCGTCAGTTGCCGAGCGCGGCGCCGCCGTCGACGGTCAGCTCGTGCAGGGTGATGTGCGAGGCGCGGTCGGACAGCAGGAACAGCACGGCGTCGGCCACCTGCTCGGGCCGGGCCAGCCGGCCCAGCGGGATGCCCACCCGGTACTGGCCGGGGATGCCGTCGATGGACGCCCGCAGGGCGGCGTCGGCGGCCTCGGACCACAGCGAGGTCAGCATGGGCGTGTCGGTCGAACCGGGTGCCACGACGTTGCAGCGGATGCCGTACCCGGCCAGTTCCAGGCCGAGGCACTTGGTGAAGCTGCTCGACGCGGCCTTGGACGCGGCGTAGGCGGCCATGTTCCAGCGCGGTGTGCTCGCCGCGTTGGACGCGACCGTGACGATCGCGCCGTGCGCGCGGGTGACCATCCGCCGGGCCACGGCCCGGCTGACGTTGAACACGCCCGTGGTGTTGACCGCGAACGTGATGTCCCAGTCCTCGTCGCGCAGGTCGAGGGCCTCGGCGATGCGCAGCACACCGGCCGCGTTCACCAGTCCGTCGATCGGGCCGAGTTCGTCCTCCACCCGCGTGACCACGTCGGTCACGGCGGCGGCCGACGAGACGTCCACGGGGTAGCCGCGGACCGTGCCGCCGTCGGCGACGAGCGTCTTCACCAGCAGCGCCAAGGCCTCGGCGTCCGCGTCGAGGGCGGCGACGGCCTGCCCCTCCGCCGTGAGCGCGCGCACCACGGCCGTTCCGATGCCACCGGCCGCGCCGGTGACCAGGGCGATCTTCCCGGACATCGCTCACACCCCTTTCGTCGCGCGCCGACCGGTCGCCGCGCGGACAACCTCGGGAGGGACCCCGAGCACCCGCACCGAGAACGACCCGACCGCGTCGAGGTAGTCCGCTTCCAGTTCCGTTTCGTCCACCAGGACCGCGCGCCCGCCGCGCACCAGGACCTTCCCGTCGACGATCACGGTGTCGACGTCGGTCGAGCCGCCGAGGGCGAGGAAGCCCTCCAGGGGGCGCGGGTTGAGCAGGTAGCGCCAGTCGTCGGCGGGCACGAGCACGAGGTCGCCGCGCTTGCCGACCTCCAGGCTGCCGATCTCGCCGGCCCAGTCGAGGCCACGCGCGGCGACGCTCGTGGCCATGGCCAGGGCGTCGGTGGGCCGCAGGTCGGTCGGGTCGGCGGCCAGTTCGTTGAACGCCTGGTACGCCGCCTTCATCGCCTCGGCCATGCCGCCGACCGGCACGGCGCCGCCGTCGGTGGACAGCGACACGTCCAGCCCGGCCCGGCGCAGCACCGGTACGAGACCGGTCTCCGTGAGCGTGGACTCGCCCGCGTGGCCGTACTTGGCGGGCGAGATGCTGATGTGGACCTCGTTGTCCACCAAGAGCTTCCGCTCGTCCTCGTCGACGAACGCGGTGTGCACGGCCATGGTGCGCGGGCCGAGCAGACCGAGGTCGGCGAGCCGGCGCACGGGACTCGCGCCGAAGTAGGTCCGGGACACCTCCGGTTCGTTGCGCAGGGCGCCGACGTGCGTGGCGAACGGCACGTCGTGGCGGGCCGCCAGGTCGGCGAGCCCCCGGCCCAGCTCGTCGGTCATGTTCACGCCGTAGACGGCGGTGGGTCGGGCGCGCAGCAGGCCGGTGGTGTCGGCCTCGGCACGCTGGAGCAGGGCCTCGATCTCCGCGAGCACGCCGTCCGCGTCGCGGGTGCGGCGGAACCGGGTGGCACCCGCCTCGCAGACCGCGTCGCTCGCCCACGTGCTGACCGAGGCGCGCACGCCGAGGAACAGCGCGGCGTCGGCGAGCGCATCGGGCCGGTTGAACGAACCGACGTCGCCGAGCGTCGTGACGCCGGACCGCAACTGGGTCCACAGCGAGTAGCGGGCGATCGCGGCGGCCTCGTCCGGGTCCAGGAGCGCGATCCGGCCGGCGAACGCGTCGAACGTCGTGGTCACCTGGTGCAGGTCGCCGCCCAGGGCCAGGAACGCGGGCTTGTCGTCGCGGTCGTGCGGCGGGCGCAGCGCACCCCGCAGCGGGAAGCGCAACGCGAACAGGTCGTGCCAGTGGGCGTTGACGAAACCGGGCAGGATCATCGTCCCGGTCGCGTCGACGACCTGCGCGTCGGCGGGCGCGGCGACCTCGGCGGCGGGACCGACGGCCGTGATCCGGCCGTCCTCCACCAGCACCGCGCCGTCCGGGATCACCGACGCGGCGGCGTCGGCCGGGTAGAGGGTCCCGCCGGTGACCAGCAGGGCGGCCATCAGTCGGCCCCCCGCGTGCGGTCGAGGTAGGCGGCCCAGGCGTCGATCGTGGGCTCGGCGGCCAGTTCGGAGAACTCGATCGCGAGGCCCTCGCGCCGCCACCGGGTGACCAGGCGCATCAGCTCCAGGGAGCCCAGGCCCAGGAAGACCAGGTTGGCGTCGCCCGCGATGTCGGCGGCGGTCGTGCCGACGATGCCCGCGACGATCTCGCGCAACGAGTCCGCTGTGGACGGTCCGAGCGTGTTCGGGGGCATGGTGTCAGCCTTCCTTCGGTTCGACGGGTGCCCAGTCGCGGGCGAGTCCGGGGTCGGCCGCCGCGGCGGCCAGGACCTTCTTGTCCACCTTCCCCAGCGGGGTCAGCGGGAACGCTTCGACGTACTCGACGCGGTCTGGGAGCTTGAACTCCGCGAGGCCGCGCTCGTGCAGGGCGCGCTTCAGCTCGGGCAGCGCGGGCTTGTCGTCGCGGTGCACGAGGAACGCGTAGATCCGCTCGCCGAGGAACTCGTCGGGCACCGGCACGACCGCCGCCCGCGCCACCTCGGGGTGGGCGAGCAGGTGGCCCTCCACCTCGCCCGCGGAGACCTTGTCGCCGCCCCGGATCACGACGTCCTTGAGCCGGCCCTCGATGACCAGCCGCCCTTCGGCCGTGAGGCTGGCCAGGTCGCCGCTGCGGTAGAAGCCGTCGGCGGTGAACGCGCGCTTGTTGTGCTCGTCGGCGCGGTAGTAGCCGCGCAGGGTGTAGGGACCACGGGTGAGCAGCTCGCCCGCGACGCCGGCGGGTACCTCCCGGTCGTTCTCGTCGACGATGCGGATCTCGTCGGCGGGCGAGATCGGGTGTCCCTGCGTGTGCACGACCGCGTCGAGGTCGTCGTCCGCGCGGGTCATGGACAGCAGGCCCTCGGCCATGCCGAACACCTGCTGGAGCCGGGCACCCAGCTCGGGTTCGATGCGGGCGGCGAGTCCGGGTTGCAGGCGTGCGCCGCCGATCTGCACGAACCGCAGCGACGACAGGTCCGCGGTGGACCACTCGCGTTCCTCCAGCCACAGGTGCGCGACCGTGGGGACGAGCGAGGTGAACGTGACGCGTTCGCGTTCCACCAGCCGGAACGAGTCCTCGGCACCGGGGTCGGCGGCCAGCACGACCGTGCCGCCCACGCCGAACGTGCCGATCACGCCGGGGCAGCCCCAGGTGAAGTTGAACTCGACCGGCAGCGCGGCCAGGTAGACGTCGTCGGCCGTGACGCCGCAGACCTCGGCGACCGCGCGGGTCTGGTACGCGTAGTCGTCGTGCGTCCTGGGGATCAGCTTCGGCAACGCGGTCGTGCCGCCGGAGAGCAGGAAGAAGGCGACATCGGACGGGTCGTTGGACCGCGGCGCCTGGGGCTCGGCGTCCACTTCGGACAGTGTGGTGAACCCGGCGTCGCCCGTGGTGAAGACCTGGCGCAGCGTCGGGACCTCGGCGAGCATCAGCGCGGCGAGCGCGTCGTGGTCGAAGCCCCGGTGCACCCCCGGCACCACGTAGGCGACCGCGCCGGACAGGGACAGCAGGTGGCGGATCTCGTTGGCCCGGTGCGAGGCCAACGAGAACACCGGCTTGGCGCCGACCCGGAACAGCGCGAACACCACGATCACGAAGTCCGGCGTGTTCGGGAGCTGCACCACGACCCGGTCGCCCGGCGCGATGCCCCGGTCGGCGAACCCGGCGGCCGTCCGGTCGATCCGGTCCGCCAGCTCCCGGTACGACAGCCGGGTCTCCCCGTGTACCAACGCGGTCTTGCCGCCCGAGCGTTCGGCCCACCGGCGCGGGAGCCCGCCCAGGTCCTGGCCGCGCCACAACCCGTCGCGGACGTACCGGGCGGCGAGGTCCGCCGGCCACGTCGTGCATCCGTCCAACATCGGTCTCACTCCTCGGTCTCGGGCGGTTCGACGATCTCCAGCACGGCGCAGCCGGCCTCCATGCCGGGCGCGTTCGCGATCAGCAGCACGTGGTCGCCGGGCCCCACCTCGCCGGTGCGCCACAGGTGTTCCAGGCCGATGAACGGGTCGGCCGCGCCCACGTGCCCGGTCCGGGAGGTGACCTCCCAGGTGCCCCGCTCGGGCTCGATGCCCAGGGCGTCCAGGTAGATGGCGTGCAGCGGACCGCGCGCGAAGCCGACGTGGCAGACCCGCGCGATCTTGGCCAGGTCGATCCCGGCGTCGGCCAACGCCCGGTCCGCGGCACCCGCGACGCACTCGCCCAGGTGCCCCATGGGCGGCGTGACGCCCTTGGCCCACTGCGCACGCCAGTAGTCGCTGCGCTCCTCGAAGTTGAGCGAGATCCCCCGCGTGATGCCGGGCGGGAAGAGTCGCTCGCCACCGCGGTGCAACGCCTCCATGCCGGGGTTGCTGTACGCGGCGACCGACAGCACGCGGGCGAACCCGCCGCGGCGCGACACGACCGCCGCCGCACCGCCGTCGCCGAGCACGAACAGCTTGGCCGCCCGCCACCGGTCCACGATCGGCACGGAGAAGTTGTCCGCCGTGGTGAGCAGGACGGCGTCGTGCTCGCGATCGGCGGTCAGCCGGTGCACGGCCAGTTCCAGCGCGGAGATCATGCCCACGCAGCCCTGGCGCAGTTCGACCGCGGAGATCGGGCGGTCGAGCGTCTCCCGCAGCACGTAGTGCGGCGCGGACCAGCCGTCCGGCCCCTGGTGGTAGGTGGTGCTGTGGATCAGCGCGCCGAACGCGTCGGCGGGCAGGCCCGCGTGGCGCAGTGCCGCGCGGGCCGCGTCCACGGCCATGTCGGGTGCGGGCAGGTCGCCCGCGACGAGCACGCTCCGGTAGCCGGCGGCGTTCCGGTCGGCCTCGGGGTAGTCGCCCCGCGCGACCGCGTGCGCGGTCGGCACGGCGGGCGGCAGGTGGACGCCGACCCCGGCGAGGTAGACGTCGTCGGCCCTCATCCCGCCCGCCCTCCCGACGCCGGGACCAGGTAGCGGGCGACGCTGTCCAGCTTCTCGCAGGTCTCCTCGTACTCGCGCTCGGGCGTGGACTGGCCGACGATGCCCGCGCCCGCGCGCAGCCACGTGCGGCCGTCCTGGCGGTACGCGGACCGCAGCACCAGGGCCGCGTCCATCTCGCCGGTGTGGTCGACGGTGAGCACCGCGCCGCTGTACAGGCCGCGGCTCTCGGCCTCGAAGTTGCGGATCGCCTCGTACGCGGCGACCTTCGGCACGCCCGAGGCCGTGACGGCGGGGAACACCGCGCCGAACGCGTCCCAGGTGGCGAACCCGTCGGCCAGCAAGCCCGCGACCTGCGAGGCCAGGTGCTGGCACGTGCCGCGCTCCTTGATGGCCATGAACTCCGGCACCTCGATCGAGCCGGGCCGGCAGACGTCGGTCAGCTCGTCCGTGCCGACCTTCACCGAGATGGCGTGCTCGTAGACCTCCTTGGCCGAGCCGAACAGGTCGTTGCGCAGCTTCTCGTTGACCACCAGGTCGGGCGTGAGCGCGCGGGTGCCGGCCAGCGGCTGGCTGACCACGCGGCCGTCCGCGGAGACCTTGACGACGATCTCGGGGCTGAAGCCGGTGGCCTCGATGCCGCCGAGGTCGAGCAGGAAGGAGCGCGCGGGGTTGTTGCCCTCGCGGCCGACCTGGTAGGTGGCGACGAGGTCGACGTCGTAGTCCACGTCGACGACCCGGGACAGGATGACCTTGTGCAGGTCGCCGGCGTTGATGGAGTCGACGGCGAGCTGGACGGAACGCTGGTACTGGTCGACGCCCAGGCCGCGGACGTCCAGCGGTCGCGGGGTGTTCTCCTCGGACACGGTGTCGGCGGTGACGGTGTCGATCAGGTCGGTCATGGTCCGCTGGTCGGCGGCGCGCAGGTGGGCGGCGCCCGCGATGATGCGGACCTCGGCCTTCGGGACGATCAGGTGCAGCAGGCGGTTGGCGCTGACGTGGTCGAGGTCGCCGTCCTTGGCGTAGGACAGCTCGAACGTGGCCCAGCCGTAGGCCCGCCAGCCGGGGATCGTCACGGCGTCGAGCAGGCGGGAGACCTGGTGCAGCGGCTTGTCGCTCCAGGGCAGGACGGTGTCGGGGGCGTTCTCCTGCTTCAGGACGGCACCGGTGCGGTCCAGCGTCAGCTCGGCGCGCACGCCGCCCGCGTAGGCCCACGTGCCGCCGGTCTCGTACACGACGTAGGAGTCGTGGAGTCCGGACGCGGCGAGGCGGGTGGCGACCGTGACGGGGTCGGCGGTCAGGGGGACCTGCGTCTCGAAGTAGTGGGTGCTCATGGTCTGCGGGTGTCCTCTCGGAGGGCGACGGGATTCCGCCACGACACGAGTTACTGACCAAAACGCTACGGCGGTATCTGTTGTGCGCCAACACTTGCGCGATAAGCCTTGGTACTCGTCCGGCTAACAGAGTTCGCCGGTAACGCGTGCCACACCTGCCCGCGCGAGTTATACGTTCAGACACCGCGAGTTGTGCACTCAGACACCGCGAGTTGTGCGGTGGGGATCGTGGGGTGTTTTCGGAAGCGTGAAGGGCACGCTCGCCGCTGGGCAGGCCGCCGGAAAGCGGCTGTCGTGCCTCACCGGCCTGCCGTCGTTGTTGCGATCTCTGCCGTTGTCGTCGTGTGGCGGGATTGCGGTGCCGAATTCGCTTGCCTGTCCACTGTCGGCATGGTCAAGGCCGGTCCCGGGGGTCCGGGACCGGCCTTGGTGGACGTTCTCCTACACGGTCATCGACGCCAGGGCTCGTGCCATGCCTTCGATGCTGGGCTGGTCGAACAGTTCGAAGAACAGTTCGTCCTGACCCTTCTCCACCTTGAAGCGTTCTCCGATGCGTGCCGTCAGCGTTGCCGCGCGCATCGAGTCGCCGCCCAGGTCGAAGAAGTTGTCCAGCACGCCCACGGCCTCCAGGTCCAGGGCCTGCTCCCAGATCTCCTGCAGCGCCCGCTCGAACTCGTCGCG includes the following:
- a CDS encoding response regulator transcription factor; translated protein: MIKVVLAEDVQMVRGALVALLDLEPDIEVVASVATGDEIVPVVTREKPDVAVLDIDLPGLDGLSAAALIHQTVPQTRTLILTSLGRPGTLRRALTARVNGFILKDAPIDRLADAIRGVAVGRRVIESQLALAAWEGDECPLTPRELEVLRLAADGADAMEIARALFLSVGTIRNYLTTVTMKLEARNRVDAIRIARTAGWL
- a CDS encoding anthranilate synthase family protein yields the protein MTAWLDRVLAPDAPAFALLHRPGSVGADRVDLLFGDVREVDLIADIALPADDVRDRHDVLAVLPYRQIRERGFDHADDGEPLITLTVADQRVLPYAEVLDTLPDAPIDLGAGGFDLDDERYADLVRRVVTEEIGRGTGANFVLKRSFTAEITNWSRRTALAFFRRLLGRDPGAYWTFLVCAGGRTFVGSSPERHVSLDAGLAVMNPISGTYRYPEAGPDPAEVLRFLADAKEANELYMVLDEELKMMGRVCDLGARARGPYLKPMNRLAHTEYLIEGRTTADVRDVLRQTLFAPTVTGGPLESACRVISRYEPGGRGYYAGVVALFGRDAAGERSLDSAILIRTAEVSASGRMTIGVGATLVRDSSPESEAAETRAKAAGLLAALRGEDPPAAFARVPELGADPAVRAALAERNVPLADFWFEDPATRSRRVPAAVGRRILVVDAEDTFTAMARTLLRAVGFDVSVARFDEAYAVDGYDLVIVGPGPGDPNDVTHPKIAALRGLVTTLLARGIPFFAVCLGHQVLSTLLGLSVRRREVPNQGVQRKIDFFGRTELVGFYNTFSARTTADRVPCAARGGVVEVFREEDEVHALRGPGFASVQCHLASVLTRNGAEILGEILGDLTADAR
- a CDS encoding isochorismatase family protein, producing MAIPVIEPYPMPAEHELPENIARWTIDPARAVLLVHDMQNFFLRPFQTGQAPMSDLVTHVRALRERFTALGAPVAYTAQPGGMTDGQRGLLKDFWGPGMTTDPEHKAILAGLEPGPDDIVLTKWRPSAFCRTDLLERMRAGGRDQLVICGVYAHVGILMTAHEGFSHDIQTFLVADAIADFSSEYHRMALDYAAARCSVAVSTRIALGMIGGDGR
- a CDS encoding 2,3-dihydro-2,3-dihydroxybenzoate dehydrogenase, with translation MSGKIALVTGAAGGIGTAVVRALTAEGQAVAALDADAEALALLVKTLVADGGTVRGYPVDVSSAAAVTDVVTRVEDELGPIDGLVNAAGVLRIAEALDLRDEDWDITFAVNTTGVFNVSRAVARRMVTRAHGAIVTVASNAASTPRWNMAAYAASKAASSSFTKCLGLELAGYGIRCNVVAPGSTDTPMLTSLWSEAADAALRASIDGIPGQYRVGIPLGRLARPEQVADAVLFLLSDRASHITLHELTVDGGAALGN
- a CDS encoding amidohydrolase family protein, with protein sequence MAALLVTGGTLYPADAAASVIPDGAVLVEDGRITAVGPAAEVAAPADAQVVDATGTMILPGFVNAHWHDLFALRFPLRGALRPPHDRDDKPAFLALGGDLHQVTTTFDAFAGRIALLDPDEAAAIARYSLWTQLRSGVTTLGDVGSFNRPDALADAALFLGVRASVSTWASDAVCEAGATRFRRTRDADGVLAEIEALLQRAEADTTGLLRARPTAVYGVNMTDELGRGLADLAARHDVPFATHVGALRNEPEVSRTYFGASPVRRLADLGLLGPRTMAVHTAFVDEDERKLLVDNEVHISISPAKYGHAGESTLTETGLVPVLRRAGLDVSLSTDGGAVPVGGMAEAMKAAYQAFNELAADPTDLRPTDALAMATSVAARGLDWAGEIGSLEVGKRGDLVLVPADDWRYLLNPRPLEGFLALGGSTDVDTVIVDGKVLVRGGRAVLVDETELEADYLDAVGSFSVRVLGVPPEVVRAATGRRATKGV
- a CDS encoding phosphopantetheine-binding protein, which encodes MPPNTLGPSTADSLREIVAGIVGTTAADIAGDANLVFLGLGSLELMRLVTRWRREGLAIEFSELAAEPTIDAWAAYLDRTRGAD
- a CDS encoding (2,3-dihydroxybenzoyl)adenylate synthase codes for the protein MLDGCTTWPADLAARYVRDGLWRGQDLGGLPRRWAERSGGKTALVHGETRLSYRELADRIDRTAAGFADRGIAPGDRVVVQLPNTPDFVIVVFALFRVGAKPVFSLASHRANEIRHLLSLSGAVAYVVPGVHRGFDHDALAALMLAEVPTLRQVFTTGDAGFTTLSEVDAEPQAPRSNDPSDVAFFLLSGGTTALPKLIPRTHDDYAYQTRAVAEVCGVTADDVYLAALPVEFNFTWGCPGVIGTFGVGGTVVLAADPGAEDSFRLVERERVTFTSLVPTVAHLWLEEREWSTADLSSLRFVQIGGARLQPGLAARIEPELGARLQQVFGMAEGLLSMTRADDDLDAVVHTQGHPISPADEIRIVDENDREVPAGVAGELLTRGPYTLRGYYRADEHNKRAFTADGFYRSGDLASLTAEGRLVIEGRLKDVVIRGGDKVSAGEVEGHLLAHPEVARAAVVPVPDEFLGERIYAFLVHRDDKPALPELKRALHERGLAEFKLPDRVEYVEAFPLTPLGKVDKKVLAAAAADPGLARDWAPVEPKEG
- a CDS encoding ketoacyl-ACP synthase III family protein — its product is MRADDVYLAGVGVHLPPAVPTAHAVARGDYPEADRNAAGYRSVLVAGDLPAPDMAVDAARAALRHAGLPADAFGALIHSTTYHQGPDGWSAPHYVLRETLDRPISAVELRQGCVGMISALELAVHRLTADREHDAVLLTTADNFSVPIVDRWRAAKLFVLGDGGAAAVVSRRGGFARVLSVAAYSNPGMEALHRGGERLFPPGITRGISLNFEERSDYWRAQWAKGVTPPMGHLGECVAGAADRALADAGIDLAKIARVCHVGFARGPLHAIYLDALGIEPERGTWEVTSRTGHVGAADPFIGLEHLWRTGEVGPGDHVLLIANAPGMEAGCAVLEIVEPPETEE
- a CDS encoding salicylate synthase codes for the protein MSTHYFETQVPLTADPVTVATRLAASGLHDSYVVYETGGTWAYAGGVRAELTLDRTGAVLKQENAPDTVLPWSDKPLHQVSRLLDAVTIPGWRAYGWATFELSYAKDGDLDHVSANRLLHLIVPKAEVRIIAGAAHLRAADQRTMTDLIDTVTADTVSEENTPRPLDVRGLGVDQYQRSVQLAVDSINAGDLHKVILSRVVDVDYDVDLVATYQVGREGNNPARSFLLDLGGIEATGFSPEIVVKVSADGRVVSQPLAGTRALTPDLVVNEKLRNDLFGSAKEVYEHAISVKVGTDELTDVCRPGSIEVPEFMAIKERGTCQHLASQVAGLLADGFATWDAFGAVFPAVTASGVPKVAAYEAIRNFEAESRGLYSGAVLTVDHTGEMDAALVLRSAYRQDGRTWLRAGAGIVGQSTPEREYEETCEKLDSVARYLVPASGGRAG